Proteins encoded within one genomic window of Rhizobium bangladeshense:
- the cysW gene encoding sulfate ABC transporter permease subunit CysW yields the protein MALDATVQPAKLRSVTTENRIARYSLIAVSLVFLLLILLLPLAAVFVEAFRKGAGPFLEALIDAETFSAIRLTLIVAGISVPLNLAFGVAAAWAIAKFEFKGKAFLTTLIDLPFSVSPVISGLVFVLLFGANTWLGQWLSAYDIKILFAVPGLVLATMFVTFPFVARELIPLMQEQGTADEEAALSLGASGWQTFWYVTLPNIKWGLLYGVLLCNARAMGEFGAVSVVSGHIRGQTNTMPLQVEILYNEYNFTGAFAVATLLALLALVTLVLKTLLEMRYSAEISASRRH from the coding sequence ATGGCGCTTGATGCGACCGTCCAACCGGCAAAGCTGCGTTCGGTGACGACCGAAAACCGGATCGCGCGCTACAGCCTGATCGCCGTTTCGCTCGTCTTCCTGCTGCTGATCCTGCTGCTGCCGCTCGCCGCCGTCTTCGTCGAGGCTTTCCGCAAGGGCGCCGGCCCGTTTCTCGAAGCGCTGATCGATGCCGAAACCTTCTCGGCGATCCGCCTGACACTGATCGTCGCCGGCATTAGCGTGCCGCTCAACCTCGCCTTCGGGGTGGCCGCTGCATGGGCGATCGCCAAGTTCGAGTTCAAGGGCAAGGCCTTTCTGACGACGCTGATCGACCTGCCTTTCTCGGTTTCACCGGTCATATCAGGTCTGGTCTTCGTGCTTCTATTCGGCGCCAATACCTGGCTCGGCCAATGGCTCAGTGCCTATGACATCAAGATCCTGTTCGCCGTGCCGGGGTTGGTGCTCGCCACCATGTTCGTCACCTTCCCCTTCGTCGCCCGCGAGTTGATCCCGCTGATGCAGGAACAGGGAACCGCCGACGAGGAGGCCGCCCTGTCGCTCGGCGCCAGCGGCTGGCAAACCTTCTGGTACGTGACGCTGCCGAACATCAAGTGGGGTCTGCTCTACGGCGTGCTGCTCTGCAACGCCCGCGCCATGGGTGAATTCGGCGCCGTGTCGGTCGTCTCCGGTCATATTCGCGGCCAGACGAATACCATGCCGCTGCAGGTGGAAATTCTCTACAACGAATATAATTTCACCGGCGCTTTTGCCGTCGCCACCCTCTTGGCTCTGCTGGCGCTCGTGACCCTTGTTTTGAAGACGCTGCTGGAAATGCGCTACAGCGCCGAAATATCCGCCAGCCGGCGGCACTGA
- a CDS encoding DUF982 domain-containing protein, translated as MPLNDVLWTRPLTVRLQCGLERTFTGVYDALDFLENEWPLGHGERHKRAVKTCRGALNRVIAPLIAREAFLAACVEAGMPAVVGPWQAQATNRPMRPTRVAALR; from the coding sequence ATGCCGCTGAATGATGTGCTCTGGACTCGTCCACTGACGGTCCGGCTGCAGTGCGGCCTGGAACGAACTTTTACGGGCGTCTATGACGCCTTGGATTTCCTGGAAAATGAATGGCCATTGGGCCATGGGGAGCGCCACAAGCGCGCCGTCAAGACCTGTCGCGGCGCCCTTAACCGGGTTATTGCGCCGTTGATTGCACGGGAGGCTTTCCTGGCCGCGTGCGTCGAAGCCGGCATGCCGGCAGTCGTGGGTCCCTGGCAGGCGCAGGCCACCAACCGTCCGATGCGACCCACGCGTGTCGCTGCACTTCGCTAG
- a CDS encoding cell wall hydrolase has product MRAEISFGKSLVGILFVGLAATGCTTTPKPATTAAKTKTTQVQPAKVTFNYTAKDRDCLKRAMYFESQHSDEDGYLAVGTVVMNRLTSGAYPPSICGVVAQEKQFAPGVMTREVKPQAEPQLATAADAILLKGARHPAVKDAMFFHTEGLKFPYNNMHYVTVAGGNAFYEKRDSNGTLQTPPPLPSYEVAMNYVPGESMLPPQFEALIPSAVPVPLPAPDPMATASTAPMQITAPVTAPEPSAGPEPGMRIAIPTPRPAYDSVMLRGDIPANGG; this is encoded by the coding sequence TTGAGGGCGGAGATTTCCTTTGGAAAATCCCTGGTCGGGATTTTATTCGTAGGACTGGCGGCTACAGGCTGCACCACAACACCAAAGCCGGCGACGACGGCGGCAAAAACCAAGACGACGCAGGTTCAACCGGCGAAAGTGACTTTCAATTATACCGCCAAGGATCGCGACTGCCTGAAGCGCGCGATGTATTTCGAATCACAGCATTCCGACGAAGACGGTTATCTCGCCGTCGGCACCGTCGTCATGAACAGGCTGACTTCAGGCGCCTACCCGCCGTCGATCTGTGGCGTTGTCGCCCAGGAGAAGCAGTTTGCGCCCGGCGTAATGACGCGCGAAGTCAAGCCGCAGGCCGAACCGCAGCTTGCCACCGCCGCCGATGCGATCCTCTTGAAGGGCGCGCGTCATCCGGCGGTGAAGGATGCGATGTTCTTTCACACCGAAGGGCTGAAATTCCCCTATAACAACATGCATTATGTGACGGTCGCCGGCGGCAACGCCTTCTACGAAAAGCGCGACTCCAACGGCACGCTTCAAACGCCGCCGCCGCTGCCTTCCTATGAGGTGGCGATGAATTATGTGCCTGGCGAGAGCATGCTGCCGCCGCAATTCGAGGCTCTGATACCCTCGGCCGTCCCCGTTCCCCTGCCGGCTCCCGATCCCATGGCCACGGCGAGCACGGCACCGATGCAGATAACGGCGCCGGTAACCGCGCCGGAACCTTCGGCCGGACCCGAGCCGGGAATGCGCATAGCGATTCCGACCCCCCGCCCCGCCTATGACAGCGTCATGTTGCGCGGGGACATTCCGGCAAATGGCGGCTGA
- the cysT gene encoding sulfate ABC transporter permease subunit CysT, whose amino-acid sequence MKAHSPTRWRFKRPSVIPGFGMALGLTLTWLTLLILIPLSGLAVRSSALGWEKFWSIAVDPRTLNALRISFGSAFIAAIVNAVFGIILAWVLVRYRFPGKRIIDAMVDLPFALPTAVAGIALTTLYAPNGWIGQFLTPLGIKIAFTPAGIVVALIFVGLPFVVRTVQPVMEEIDKEVEEAAATLGANRLQTIFRVLLPGLAPAVLTGFALAFARGVGEYGSVIFIAGNLPFKSEIAPLLIVIKLEEYNYAAATGIAAIMLIISFAMLLVINLIQSWSRRRYGYGA is encoded by the coding sequence ATGAAAGCACATAGCCCCACGCGGTGGCGGTTCAAACGGCCGAGCGTCATTCCGGGTTTCGGAATGGCGCTCGGCCTTACATTGACCTGGCTCACCCTTCTGATCCTCATCCCGCTCTCGGGCCTCGCCGTCCGGTCGAGCGCGCTCGGCTGGGAGAAATTCTGGTCGATCGCGGTCGATCCGCGCACTTTGAACGCGCTGCGCATCAGCTTCGGCAGCGCCTTCATCGCCGCTATTGTCAATGCGGTCTTCGGCATCATCCTCGCCTGGGTGCTTGTGCGTTACCGGTTCCCCGGCAAGCGCATCATCGACGCCATGGTCGATCTGCCTTTCGCGCTGCCGACCGCCGTTGCGGGCATCGCGCTGACGACGCTCTATGCGCCGAACGGCTGGATAGGCCAGTTCCTGACGCCGCTTGGCATCAAGATAGCCTTTACTCCGGCCGGCATCGTCGTGGCGCTGATCTTCGTCGGCCTTCCCTTCGTGGTACGCACCGTGCAGCCGGTCATGGAGGAAATCGACAAGGAGGTGGAAGAGGCTGCGGCAACGCTCGGCGCCAACCGCCTGCAGACGATTTTCCGCGTGCTGCTGCCGGGATTGGCGCCGGCCGTGCTCACCGGCTTTGCGCTCGCCTTTGCCCGCGGCGTCGGCGAATACGGCTCGGTCATCTTCATCGCCGGCAACCTGCCGTTCAAATCGGAGATCGCCCCACTGCTGATTGTCATCAAACTCGAAGAATATAATTATGCGGCGGCGACCGGCATTGCAGCGATCATGCTGATCATCTCCTTCGCCATGCTGCTGGTCATCAACCTCATCCAGAGCTGGAGCAGGCGGAGGTACGGCTATGGCGCTTGA
- the pepT gene encoding peptidase T: MTDTVLDRFLRYIVIDTQSDPSSSTQPTTEKQKDLGRQLVDELLEMGLSDAHLDEHGYVYATIPANSGKAVPVICFCSHMDTAPDFTGTDVKPQIVRNYAGGDIRLSGDSGRVIRVAEHPELNNQIGNDIVTTDGTTLLGADDKAGLAEIMTAAQILVDNPDIRHGTIKILFTPDEEVGRGVNKVDLVKLGADFAYTMDGETAGHIEDETFSADGVEISITGVAIHPGFAKDRMENAIKIAGAIIDRLPKDLAPETTEGKQGFIHPVGVTGSMEKASLSFIIRDFTDEGLAEKEALLEAMVKEVMAGYPGSTYHFEVTEQYRNMKTVLDRHPEIVANALEAVRRAGMTPVRGSIRGGTDGSRLSFMGLPCPNIFAGGHAFHSPLEWVSRQDMEKAVQTIVELAKVWEERA, translated from the coding sequence ATGACTGACACTGTTCTCGACCGCTTTCTCCGTTATATCGTGATCGACACCCAATCCGATCCCTCCTCATCGACGCAGCCTACCACCGAGAAGCAGAAGGATCTCGGACGGCAGCTGGTGGACGAACTGCTGGAAATGGGCCTTTCCGATGCGCATCTCGATGAACACGGCTATGTCTATGCCACCATTCCGGCCAATAGCGGCAAGGCGGTGCCGGTCATCTGTTTCTGCTCCCATATGGATACGGCGCCCGATTTCACCGGCACCGATGTCAAGCCGCAGATCGTCCGGAATTATGCCGGCGGCGATATCAGGCTTAGTGGCGATTCGGGTCGGGTGATCCGTGTCGCCGAGCATCCGGAGCTGAACAACCAGATCGGCAACGACATCGTCACGACCGATGGAACGACATTGCTCGGCGCCGATGACAAGGCGGGACTGGCAGAAATCATGACCGCGGCCCAGATTCTTGTCGACAATCCCGATATCCGCCACGGAACGATCAAGATACTGTTTACGCCCGACGAGGAAGTCGGTCGCGGCGTCAACAAGGTCGACCTGGTCAAACTCGGAGCGGACTTCGCCTATACGATGGATGGCGAGACGGCGGGCCACATTGAGGACGAAACCTTTTCGGCGGACGGTGTCGAGATCAGCATAACAGGCGTGGCGATCCATCCCGGTTTTGCCAAGGACCGTATGGAAAATGCCATCAAGATCGCCGGCGCCATCATCGACCGGCTGCCGAAGGACCTGGCGCCGGAGACGACTGAAGGCAAGCAGGGCTTTATCCATCCAGTCGGCGTGACCGGCTCGATGGAAAAGGCGTCGCTGAGCTTCATCATCCGCGATTTCACCGACGAGGGGTTGGCGGAAAAGGAGGCCTTGCTCGAAGCGATGGTGAAGGAGGTCATGGCCGGCTATCCCGGCTCGACCTATCATTTTGAGGTGACGGAACAATATCGCAACATGAAGACGGTGCTCGACCGCCATCCGGAGATTGTCGCTAACGCGCTTGAAGCCGTGCGCCGTGCCGGCATGACGCCGGTGCGCGGCAGCATTCGCGGCGGCACCGACGGCTCGCGCCTCTCCTTCATGGGGCTGCCGTGCCCGAACATTTTCGCCGGCGGCCATGCCTTCCACTCGCCGCTCGAATGGGTGAGCCGACAGGATATGGAAAAGGCCGTTCAAACGATCGTAGAACTTGCGAAGGTCTGGGAAGAGCGCGCTTAA
- a CDS encoding epoxide hydrolase family protein has protein sequence MIDIAKFSTSRPLLGRAIAIAVGSLITVSYVQSARAEESGVTTAQARPASDESIRPFRIHVDQSQLDDLKRRIAETRWPDKETVGDISQGIQLARVEDLVRYWGTDYDWRKAEDQLNALPQFVTTIDGVDIHFIHVRSRHPNALPVILTHGWPGSIFEFIKTIGPLTDPTAYGGKPEDAFDVIIPSIPGYGFSGRPTDQGWGPDRVARAWDVLVKRLGYTHYVSQGGDHGSVISDALARQAPEGLLAIHLNMPATVPGALMRAINSGDAAPAGLSPAEKGAYDSLSAFFGRNAAYGAMMVTRPQTIGYSLSDSPSGLASWIYEKFVQWSDSDGVPERILTRDEMLNDITLYWLTNTGASSSRFYWENNNNNFSSDAQKTKDIKIPVGITVFPKEIYKAPESWSRQAYPSLVYYHQVERGGHFAAWEQPQLFAEELRAAFKSVR, from the coding sequence ATGATCGATATTGCCAAGTTTTCCACGTCGCGCCCGCTGCTAGGGCGCGCGATCGCCATCGCGGTCGGATCGCTGATAACCGTTTCTTACGTGCAGTCCGCACGCGCAGAAGAAAGCGGTGTGACGACCGCCCAAGCAAGACCGGCGTCGGACGAGAGCATCCGCCCCTTTCGAATCCACGTCGACCAGAGCCAGCTTGATGATCTCAAGCGACGCATAGCAGAAACACGTTGGCCTGATAAGGAGACTGTCGGCGACATCTCGCAAGGCATCCAGTTGGCTCGTGTCGAGGACCTTGTTCGCTATTGGGGGACGGATTACGACTGGCGCAAAGCCGAAGATCAGCTGAATGCCTTGCCCCAGTTCGTCACGACGATTGACGGCGTCGACATTCATTTCATTCACGTTCGCTCTCGCCATCCGAACGCTCTCCCGGTCATCTTGACGCATGGCTGGCCGGGATCGATCTTCGAGTTCATCAAGACGATCGGGCCTCTCACCGATCCCACGGCCTATGGTGGCAAGCCGGAAGACGCCTTCGATGTGATCATTCCTTCAATTCCCGGTTACGGCTTTTCCGGCCGACCGACAGATCAGGGATGGGGACCTGACCGCGTTGCCCGGGCCTGGGACGTCCTGGTGAAGCGCCTGGGTTACACACATTACGTTTCGCAGGGTGGCGACCACGGCTCGGTGATCTCAGATGCCTTGGCAAGGCAAGCACCGGAAGGCTTGCTGGCGATCCACCTGAACATGCCGGCAACCGTCCCGGGCGCTCTCATGCGGGCGATCAACAGTGGCGACGCGGCGCCCGCCGGACTCTCCCCGGCGGAAAAAGGAGCTTACGATTCTCTGAGCGCCTTTTTCGGCCGCAACGCCGCCTACGGCGCTATGATGGTCACGCGGCCGCAGACTATCGGCTACTCGCTCTCGGATTCACCGTCCGGCTTGGCCTCATGGATTTATGAAAAGTTCGTCCAATGGAGCGACAGTGACGGCGTTCCTGAACGCATACTGACCAGAGACGAAATGCTGAACGATATCACTCTCTACTGGTTGACCAATACCGGCGCGTCGTCGTCGCGCTTCTACTGGGAAAACAACAACAATAACTTCAGCTCCGACGCCCAGAAGACGAAGGATATCAAAATCCCGGTCGGCATCACGGTTTTTCCAAAAGAGATCTATAAAGCTCCGGAGAGCTGGAGCCGACAGGCTTATCCTTCCCTCGTTTACTACCATCAGGTGGAGCGCGGCGGACATTTTGCTGCTTGGGAGCAACCCCAACTCTTTGCGGAAGAATTGCGGGCTGCTTTCAAATCGGTTCGCTAA
- a CDS encoding sulfate/molybdate ABC transporter ATP-binding protein: protein MEVRVQNIRKEFERFPALHDVSLDIRSGELIALLGPSGSGKTTLLRLIAGLESPTEGQIFFGEEDASKKSVQQRNIGFVFQHYALFRYMTVLDNVSFGLRVRKGARRPAKADIRQRALELLELVQLSGLEKRYPAQLSGGQRQRVALARAMAVEPNVLLLDEPFGALDAQVRKDLRKWLREIHDRTGHTTVFVTHDQDEALELADRVVVMSQGAIEQVGTPDEVYDNPNSPFVFGFIGQSNCLQVDISGGDILFEGRSLGLNAAGEPDGPAQLYFRPHDVRLCESAENCIAGQRVSSRRVAGTRHIELDIGNDRPHIEIELPPSEADRLDRNRVAFKPTRWKLFHS, encoded by the coding sequence ATGGAAGTACGTGTTCAAAACATCCGCAAGGAATTCGAGCGTTTTCCGGCGCTGCACGATGTCTCGCTCGACATCCGCTCGGGCGAGCTGATCGCACTGCTCGGCCCTTCGGGATCGGGCAAGACGACATTGCTGCGCCTGATCGCCGGCTTGGAAAGCCCGACCGAAGGGCAGATTTTCTTCGGCGAGGAGGATGCCTCTAAGAAATCAGTGCAGCAACGCAATATCGGCTTCGTCTTCCAGCATTATGCTCTCTTCCGCTACATGACGGTGCTCGACAACGTCTCCTTCGGCCTGAGGGTCAGAAAGGGTGCGCGGCGTCCGGCGAAGGCAGACATCCGCCAGCGGGCGCTTGAACTGCTCGAACTCGTCCAGCTATCAGGTCTCGAAAAACGCTATCCCGCCCAGCTTTCCGGCGGCCAGCGCCAGCGCGTGGCGCTCGCCCGCGCCATGGCCGTCGAGCCGAACGTGCTTCTGCTCGACGAACCCTTCGGTGCGCTCGATGCCCAGGTGCGCAAGGACCTGCGCAAATGGCTGCGCGAGATCCACGACCGCACCGGCCACACCACCGTTTTCGTCACCCACGACCAGGACGAGGCGCTTGAGCTTGCCGACCGGGTCGTCGTCATGAGCCAGGGCGCGATCGAACAGGTCGGAACACCCGATGAAGTCTACGATAATCCGAACTCGCCCTTCGTCTTCGGCTTCATCGGTCAATCGAACTGCCTGCAGGTCGATATATCAGGCGGCGACATCCTCTTCGAAGGTCGCTCGCTCGGCCTCAATGCCGCTGGCGAGCCGGATGGACCGGCGCAGCTCTACTTCCGCCCGCATGATGTCAGGCTCTGCGAATCAGCTGAAAACTGCATTGCCGGTCAGCGCGTTTCCAGCCGGCGCGTGGCCGGTACGCGCCATATCGAGCTCGATATCGGCAATGACCGCCCGCATATCGAAATCGAGCTACCGCCGAGCGAGGCTGACCGGCTCGACCGCAATCGAGTCGCCTTCAAGCCGACCCGCTGGAAGCTCTTTCACAGCTGA